One stretch of Anolis sagrei isolate rAnoSag1 chromosome 11, rAnoSag1.mat, whole genome shotgun sequence DNA includes these proteins:
- the DHX33 gene encoding ATP-dependent RNA helicase DHX33, whose product MPLAKRQTPPASSSSSSSLSSSSSSSSSSSSGIESQRRSLPIFQARGALLGQLRSLESAILIGETGSGKTTQIPQYLYEGGIGRQGIVAVTQPRRVAAISLASRVADEKKTELGKLVGYSVRFEELCSEETKIKFLTDGMLLREALGDPLLHKYSVVVLDEAHERSLPTEVLFGVAKGAQRRRKEAGKTPLKVIVMSATMDVDLFSQYFNGAPVLYLEGRQHPIQIFYTKQPQSDYLQATLVTIFQIHQEAPPSQDILVFLTGQEEIEAMTKTCRDIAKHLADGGPQMVAMPLYASLPYSQQMRVFQAAPKGYRKVILSTNIAETSITIPGIKYVVDTGMVKAKRYTPESGLEVLAVQRISKAQAWQRAGRAGREDNGLCYRLYTEEEFEKLEKMTVPEIQRCNLASVVLHLLALRVPNVLTFDFMSKPSPEALQSAAEHLVLLGAVDRKDDQLILTPLGRKMAAFPLEPKFAKTILTAPRFHCTEEALTVVSLLSVDSVLHNPPSRREEAQAARRKFLSSEGDLLTLLNIYRAFKSVSGNREWCKENFVNSRNMMLVSDVRAQLRDICIKLSVPLESCRSDTSALRRCLAHSLFLQSAELQPDGTYAASEARQAAAIHPSSVLFHCRPACLVYTELLHTSKCYMRGLCPVDPDWLFDAAPEYFRRKLRAAKS is encoded by the exons ATGCCGCTGGCGAAGCGTCAAACCCCGCCGGCCTCGTCGTCGTCCTcgtcctccctctcctcctcctcgtcgtcctcGTCTTCGTCCTCCTCCGGGATAGAGAGCCAGCGGCGGAGCCTGCCCATCTTCCAGGCCCGAGGCGCGTTGCTAGGGCAACTGCGGAGCCTCGAGTCCGCCATCTTGATCG GGGAAACAGGCTCCGGGAAGACGACGCAGATCCCGCAGTACCTGTATGAAGGAGGCATTGGGCGCCAGGGCATAGTGGCCGTCACCCAGCCCCGCCGTGTGGCCGCCATTTCCCTGGCCTCCCGCGTGGCTGATGAGAAGAAGACTGAGCTGGGCAAGCTG GTGGGCTACAGCGTGCGCTTTGAGGAGCTCTGCTCGGAGGAGACCAAGATCAAGTTCCTGACGGACGGGATGCTGCTGCGGGAGGCGCTGGGGGACCCCCTGCTGCACAAGTACAGCGTGGTGGTGCTGGACGAGGCCCACGAGCGCAGCCTCCCCACCGAAGTGCTCTTTGGGGTGGCCAAGGGGGCCCAGCGCAGGCGCAAGGAGGCCGGCAAGACCCCTCTTAAG GTGATTGTCATGTCGGCCACCATGGATGTCGACCTCTTCTCCCAGTACTTCAACGGGGCGCCCGTCCTCTACCTGGAGGGCCGGCAGCATCCCATCCAGATCTTCTACACAAAGCAGCCGCAGAGCgattacctccaagccacgctcGTCACCATCTTCCAAATCCATCAG GAAGCCCCACCGTCTCAGGACATCCTGGTGTTTCTGACGGGCCAGGAGGAGATTGAGGCCATGACCAAGACCTGCCGGGACATTGCCAAGCACTTGGCGGACGGGGGCCCCCAAATGGTGGCCATGCCCCTCTACGCCTCCCTGCCCTACTCCCAGCAGATGCGCGTCTTCCAGGCCGCCCCCAAG GGTTATCGCAAAGTGATCCTCTCCACTAACATTGCAGAGACTTCCATCACCATCCCTGGCATCAAATACGTTGTGGATACTGGGATGGTGAAAGCCAAGCGGTACACTCCAG AAAGTGGCCTGGAAGTCCTGGCGGTCCAGCGGATCTCCAAGGCGCAGGCCTGGCAACGGGCTGGACGAGCCGGGAGGGAGGACAATGGGCTTTGTTATCGCCTTTACACCGAGGAGGAGTTTGAGAAGCTTGAGAAGATGACCGTGCCGGAAATCCAAAG GTGCAACCTGGCCAGCGTCGTGCTCCATTTGTTAGCCCTGAGGGTCCCCAACGTCCTCACCTTTGACTTCATGTCGAAACCGTCTCCAG AGGCCCTGCAATCGGCAGCCGAACACTTGGTGCTGCTGGGCGCCGTGGACCGGAAGGATGACCAGCTGATCCTGACTCCGCTGGGCAGGAAGATggccgccttcccgctggagcCCAAATTTGCCAAA ACCATCCTGACGGCGCCGCGCTTCCACTGCACGGAGGAGGCCCTGACCGTGGTCTCCTTGCTCTCGGTGGACAGCGTCCTGCACAACCCCCCTTCGCGCCGGGAGGAGGCCCAGGCCGCCCGGAGGAAGTTCCTCTCCAGCGAAGGAGACCTCCTCACCCTCCTCAACATCTACCGGGCCTTCAAGAGCGTCAGCGGGAACCGG GAATGGTGCAAGGAGAACTTTGTCAATAGCCGGAATATGATGCTGGTCTCCGACGTCAGAGCGCAACTGCGAGATATTTGCATCAAG CTCTCCGTCCCGCTGGAGTCGTGCCGCTCGGATACGTCGGCCCTGCGCCGATGCCTAGCGCACAGCCTCTTCCTGCAGTCGGCAGAGCTGCAACCAGATGGCACTTATGCAGCCAGCGAGGCCCGGCAGGCGGCAGCCATCCACCCCTCCTCGGTCCTCTTCCACTGCAGGCCGGCCTGCCTCGTCTACACCGAGCTGCTCCACACCAGCAAGTGCTACATGCGCGGCCTCTGCCCCGTCGACCCCGATTGGCTCTTTGACGCCGCACCCGAATACTTCCGCCGAAAGCTCCGAGCCGCCAAGAGCTGA